A single region of the Deltaproteobacteria bacterium genome encodes:
- a CDS encoding ParA family protein, translating to MGTFDALRQAERRRNERRALEATAAPRRFRVVTIANPKGGVGKTTLTANLAVYLRALREDLPVIVLGLDGQDGLDRTLAPSHAAPAPDLLDALASGDLSRAACLGEFGIEFVPSPPSREALSESLRDAGGLGRRLASRDAEGVVLIDTGSELGAPVRAALAQSDLVILPVRDLESLAQAERLLALGVDRGRFRFALSGLDLRVKFADETRPDVLALLLYELRVRGLAHFATPISRSPAVEALGTTPDGRRRTVLHGAPTSVVHRQLHALAQEVLEALDALPAAPTAPVAEPVAVLPQARGVLQWLRSPSRVTAT from the coding sequence ATGGGTACGTTCGACGCGCTGCGGCAGGCGGAACGACGCCGCAACGAGCGGCGCGCGCTCGAAGCCACGGCCGCGCCGCGTCGTTTTCGCGTCGTGACGATCGCGAATCCGAAGGGCGGCGTCGGCAAGACCACGCTCACCGCGAACCTCGCCGTGTACCTGCGCGCGCTCCGCGAGGACCTGCCCGTGATCGTGCTCGGCCTCGACGGCCAGGACGGGCTCGATCGCACACTCGCGCCGAGCCATGCAGCGCCAGCGCCTGACTTGCTGGACGCGCTGGCTTCGGGCGACCTCTCGCGCGCCGCGTGCTTGGGCGAGTTCGGGATCGAGTTCGTGCCGAGCCCGCCTTCGCGCGAAGCGCTGAGCGAATCGCTTCGAGACGCGGGCGGTCTCGGCCGTCGGCTTGCCTCGCGCGACGCGGAAGGCGTGGTCCTGATCGACACCGGCAGCGAGCTGGGCGCCCCGGTGCGCGCCGCACTCGCGCAAAGCGATCTCGTGATCCTCCCCGTTCGCGATCTCGAGTCTCTCGCGCAGGCAGAGCGCCTACTCGCGCTCGGCGTCGACCGCGGACGATTTCGTTTCGCGCTCAGTGGCCTCGACCTGCGCGTCAAGTTCGCAGACGAGACGCGCCCCGACGTGCTCGCGCTGCTGCTCTACGAGCTGCGCGTGCGCGGGCTCGCGCACTTCGCGACACCGATCTCGCGCAGTCCTGCGGTCGAGGCGCTCGGGACGACGCCGGATGGGCGGCGCCGAACCGTGCTGCACGGCGCGCCGACATCGGTCGTGCACCGCCAGCTGCATGCGCTCGCGCAAGAAGTGCTCGAGGCGCTGGATGCACTTCCCGCCGCGCCGACCGCGCCCGTCGCGGAGCCGGTCGCCGTGCTTCCGCAAGCTCGCGGTGTGCTGCAGTGGCTGCGATCACCGTCGCGTGTGACCGCGACGTAG
- a CDS encoding rhodanese-like domain-containing protein produces the protein MSTAARFCSLAFVLIAFAACAESSHDSAPVQPAELAAVLAREEAPLLLDVRTPEEFAAGHVPGATLVPVQELEARAAELAAYKERGVVAYCEVGGRASKAAEILRAAGFANVRLLDGSMKRWREEQREVATGS, from the coding sequence ATGTCCACCGCCGCACGCTTCTGCTCGCTCGCGTTCGTGCTGATCGCTTTCGCAGCGTGTGCCGAGTCGTCGCACGACTCGGCACCGGTGCAGCCTGCGGAGCTCGCCGCAGTGCTCGCGCGCGAGGAGGCGCCGCTGCTGCTCGACGTGCGGACTCCCGAGGAGTTCGCGGCGGGGCACGTGCCTGGCGCGACGCTGGTGCCGGTGCAGGAGCTCGAAGCGCGCGCGGCGGAGCTCGCGGCGTACAAGGAGCGAGGCGTCGTCGCGTACTGCGAAGTCGGCGGGCGCGCGAGCAAGGCCGCCGAGATTCTGCGCGCTGCGGGCTTCGCGAACGTGCGGCTGCTCGACGGCTCGATGAAGCGCTGGCGCGAGGAGCAGCGCGAAGTCGCGACGGGAAGCTGA
- a CDS encoding HIT family protein, whose product MPSLFTRIIRGELPGRFVWRDAQCVAFLTIAPLRQGHTLVVPIREVDHWLDLAPEEAAHLTVVAQKIGRAMQSAFSPVKVGLMIAGLEVPHVHLHLVPIHELRDLDFARAEKNPAPAAMDEAAAKLRAALRAAGHAEVSA is encoded by the coding sequence ATGCCGAGTCTCTTCACGCGCATCATTCGGGGCGAGCTGCCGGGCCGGTTCGTCTGGCGCGACGCGCAGTGCGTCGCGTTTCTCACCATCGCGCCGCTGCGGCAAGGGCACACGCTGGTCGTGCCCATTCGCGAGGTCGATCACTGGCTCGATCTCGCGCCCGAGGAGGCGGCGCACCTCACCGTGGTGGCGCAGAAGATCGGGCGCGCAATGCAGAGTGCGTTCTCGCCCGTGAAGGTTGGGCTGATGATCGCGGGCCTCGAGGTGCCGCACGTCCATCTGCACCTCGTGCCGATTCACGAGCTGCGCGACCTCGACTTCGCGCGCGCCGAGAAGAACCCCGCGCCCGCCGCGATGGATGAAGCCGCCGCGAAGCTGCGCGCCGCGCTGCGTGCTGCGGGGCACGCGGAAGTCTCGGCGTGA
- a CDS encoding alkaline phosphatase family protein, whose product MTRALLALCAALALAEAAPAKPTVILVSMDGVRHDYLARGELPTFARIARDGARAESLTPVFPSITFPAHTTLSTGAHPDVHGIVNNTFTPPGGETLAYGTTGVALEAEPLWAAAERQGVKAATFFWPISETAWRGVAPSYSRAPFDSELPESAKVEQILAWLDLPEAQRPGLVMTWWHGADGAGHENGPDAEATRAALRDQDAELGRLIAGIDARKRWHEVTLLVVSDHGMLAPEDVLDANDLLAEAGVAGRAINASALALVTLSEPREADAAAKQLAAADPRVRAYPRAQLPRALRFAHPNAGDVVLLVDPPLAFMDSYTRLDWWRRISSLWGGEVGVHGYDAEKSPAMRAIFCALGRGIAPGAKLARVRALDVAATVAHLLGIAPPAQNEGRVIAGIGGP is encoded by the coding sequence GTGACGCGCGCGCTGCTCGCGCTGTGCGCGGCGCTCGCGCTAGCCGAGGCTGCGCCCGCGAAGCCGACCGTGATTCTCGTCTCGATGGATGGCGTGCGGCACGACTACCTCGCGCGGGGCGAGCTGCCCACGTTCGCGCGCATCGCGAGGGACGGAGCGCGCGCGGAGTCCCTCACACCTGTGTTCCCGAGCATCACGTTCCCCGCGCACACGACGCTCTCGACCGGAGCGCATCCCGACGTTCACGGCATCGTGAACAACACGTTCACGCCGCCCGGCGGCGAGACGCTCGCCTACGGCACGACCGGCGTCGCGCTCGAGGCGGAGCCGCTCTGGGCAGCGGCGGAACGGCAAGGCGTGAAAGCGGCGACGTTCTTCTGGCCGATCTCGGAGACCGCGTGGCGCGGCGTCGCCCCGAGCTACTCACGCGCGCCGTTCGACTCCGAGCTGCCCGAGAGCGCGAAGGTCGAGCAGATTCTCGCGTGGCTCGATCTGCCGGAGGCGCAGCGGCCCGGCCTCGTGATGACGTGGTGGCACGGCGCCGACGGCGCGGGTCACGAGAACGGGCCGGACGCCGAAGCCACGCGTGCGGCGCTGCGCGATCAGGATGCCGAGCTTGGGCGCCTCATCGCGGGCATCGACGCGAGAAAGCGCTGGCACGAAGTCACGCTGCTCGTCGTGAGCGATCACGGCATGCTCGCGCCCGAGGACGTGCTCGACGCGAACGATCTGCTCGCGGAAGCCGGCGTCGCGGGCCGCGCGATCAACGCGAGTGCGCTCGCGCTCGTGACGCTCAGCGAGCCGCGCGAGGCGGATGCCGCCGCGAAGCAGCTCGCGGCCGCCGACCCGCGTGTGCGCGCCTACCCGCGCGCGCAGCTTCCCCGCGCGCTGCGCTTCGCGCACCCGAACGCGGGCGACGTGGTGCTGCTCGTCGATCCGCCGCTCGCGTTCATGGACTCCTACACGCGGCTCGACTGGTGGCGGCGCATCTCCTCGCTGTGGGGAGGCGAGGTCGGCGTGCACGGCTACGACGCGGAGAAGAGCCCCGCGATGCGCGCGATCTTCTGCGCGCTCGGCCGCGGCATCGCGCCCGGCGCGAAGCTCGCCCGCGTGCGCGCGCTCGACGTCGCCGCCACCGTCGCGCACCTGCTCGGGATCGCGCCGCCCGCGCAGAACGAAGGGCGCGTGATCGCGGGGATCGGAGGCCCGTAG
- a CDS encoding SDR family oxidoreductase: MSGRLAGKRALVTGAASGIGSACVKRFAAEGARVAGLDLSRPANALPLDAFESADVRDEEQVKRAIAAIDAALGGIDCVINAAGVAGGTLAHELDLAEWKRVVDINLTGTFLVAKHALAAMLKRKRPGSIVNLASVYGLEGGESTAPYNASKGGVVLLTRNLAIDYGPHRIRTNAICPGFIRTPMTAALGDPTMKEVADRVVSAHPLGRLGEPEEIAAAALFLCSDDASFVNGAALTVDGGYTAGKRHGISADVMPKP; the protein is encoded by the coding sequence ATGTCGGGACGTCTCGCAGGAAAACGCGCACTTGTTACGGGCGCAGCGTCCGGCATCGGCAGCGCGTGCGTGAAGCGCTTCGCGGCCGAGGGCGCGCGCGTGGCGGGGCTCGACCTGTCGCGGCCCGCGAACGCGCTGCCGCTCGACGCGTTCGAGAGCGCCGACGTGCGCGACGAGGAGCAGGTGAAGCGCGCGATCGCGGCGATCGACGCGGCGCTCGGCGGCATCGACTGCGTGATCAACGCCGCGGGCGTCGCCGGCGGCACGCTCGCGCACGAGCTCGACCTCGCAGAGTGGAAGCGCGTGGTCGACATCAACCTCACCGGCACGTTCCTCGTCGCGAAGCACGCGCTCGCAGCGATGCTTAAGCGCAAGCGGCCGGGCTCGATCGTGAACCTCGCGAGCGTGTACGGGCTCGAAGGCGGCGAGTCGACGGCGCCGTACAACGCGTCGAAGGGCGGCGTGGTGCTGCTCACGCGCAACCTCGCGATCGACTACGGCCCGCACCGCATCCGCACCAACGCGATTTGCCCCGGCTTCATCCGCACGCCGATGACCGCGGCGCTCGGGGACCCCACGATGAAGGAAGTCGCCGACCGCGTGGTCTCCGCACACCCGCTCGGGCGCCTCGGCGAGCCCGAGGAGATCGCCGCCGCCGCGCTCTTCCTGTGCAGCGACGACGCCTCGTTCGTGAACGGCGCCGCGCTCACCGTCGACGGCGGCTACACCGCGGGCAAGCGCCACGGCATCAGCGCGGACGTGATGCCGAAGCCGTAG
- a CDS encoding beta-lactamase family protein has product MATQVHGTCDPQFDAVREVFARSFERADGKNEVGASVALWREGRLVVDLWGGFADAAKTRPWARDTIANVYSTTKGVTALCALRLAETGALDLDAPVARYWPEFAASGKGAIPVRWLLTHQAGLAAVREKLPDEALFDWRATCDALAAQAPWWEPGTRHGYHAMTFGHLVGEVIRRVDGRTVGNYFREELAQPLGLDFQIGVHEADLGRCAEMVPTPVAPGEKDALATFATEGGGASVTAHAFNNPRQRRGVVNTAEWRRAELPAGNGHGTARSLAKLYGILVNGGAHEGVHVLSPAWVARARTEQVFGKDAVLMGMPTRFGLGFMLRHDMLPLGPNKSSFGHPGAGGSIAFADPDAQIGFGYVMNQMQAGVAGDPRGYRLIKAAYEGLAA; this is encoded by the coding sequence ATGGCGACCCAAGTTCACGGCACGTGTGATCCGCAGTTCGACGCGGTGCGCGAAGTCTTTGCGCGCAGCTTCGAGCGCGCGGACGGGAAGAACGAAGTCGGCGCGTCGGTGGCGCTCTGGCGCGAGGGGAGGCTGGTGGTCGACTTGTGGGGCGGCTTCGCGGACGCGGCGAAGACGCGCCCGTGGGCGCGCGACACGATCGCGAACGTCTACTCCACCACGAAAGGCGTGACGGCGCTGTGCGCGCTGCGCCTCGCGGAGACGGGCGCGCTCGATCTCGACGCGCCGGTCGCGCGCTACTGGCCCGAGTTCGCGGCGAGCGGGAAGGGCGCGATTCCCGTGCGCTGGTTGCTCACGCATCAAGCCGGCCTCGCCGCGGTGCGCGAGAAGCTGCCCGACGAAGCGCTCTTCGATTGGCGCGCGACCTGCGACGCGCTCGCGGCGCAGGCGCCATGGTGGGAGCCGGGCACGAGGCACGGCTACCACGCGATGACGTTCGGGCACCTCGTCGGCGAAGTGATCCGCCGCGTCGACGGCCGCACCGTCGGCAACTATTTCCGCGAAGAGCTCGCGCAGCCGTTGGGACTCGATTTCCAGATCGGCGTGCACGAGGCGGACCTCGGACGCTGCGCGGAGATGGTTCCGACGCCCGTCGCGCCCGGCGAGAAGGACGCGCTCGCGACGTTCGCGACCGAAGGCGGCGGCGCGTCGGTGACGGCGCACGCGTTCAACAACCCGCGCCAGCGCCGCGGGGTCGTGAACACGGCCGAGTGGCGGCGCGCGGAGCTGCCCGCCGGAAACGGACATGGCACGGCGCGCTCGCTCGCGAAGCTCTACGGGATTCTCGTGAACGGCGGCGCCCACGAGGGCGTGCACGTGCTCTCACCGGCGTGGGTCGCGCGCGCGCGCACGGAGCAGGTGTTCGGCAAGGACGCGGTGCTGATGGGGATGCCGACGCGCTTCGGCCTCGGCTTCATGCTGCGCCACGACATGCTGCCGCTCGGACCTAACAAGAGCTCGTTCGGCCACCCCGGCGCGGGCGGCTCGATCGCGTTCGCGGACCCCGACGCGCAGATCGGCTTCGGCTACGTGATGAACCAGATGCAGGCTGGAGTCGCCGGCGACCCGCGCGGGTACCGATTGATCAAGGCTGCCTACGAAGGGCTCGCGGCCTAA
- a CDS encoding SH3 domain-containing protein produces MRLGWFAMAFAALCASASFARTPELPRELRDRVELKVKRCRPIGGSDALLEAHVKLRARGSALELPPLQCGAYGEDGAPFFLAPVTSSLRLRARETQELTVRVAADPKHRECGCTFRDVRALAHDRDADFAEPGDEGGAPDVAANAPDPLTSDAAAEEPPLLIAPPKLRWERMLAAHVALREAPSANAASVGEQPSGARLAVDRIERGWKLARTSDGLTGWLPADASTPDIGAPERMSERLAPLREALRPSASTSEALCSSMRQDALGDLVAAWRLDERAVYVRAVWFALAPEDRDTFERYVGDCLGVARVMDAMTGREIRSEDWRPDD; encoded by the coding sequence GTGCGGCTCGGCTGGTTCGCGATGGCGTTCGCTGCACTGTGCGCGAGTGCGAGTTTCGCTCGCACGCCGGAGCTTCCGCGGGAGCTTCGCGACCGCGTCGAGCTGAAGGTGAAGCGCTGTCGCCCGATCGGCGGCAGCGACGCACTGCTCGAAGCGCACGTGAAGCTGCGCGCGCGCGGCAGCGCGCTCGAGCTGCCGCCGCTTCAGTGCGGCGCCTACGGCGAAGACGGCGCGCCGTTCTTCCTGGCTCCCGTCACGAGCTCGCTCCGCCTGCGCGCGCGGGAGACGCAGGAGCTCACCGTGCGCGTCGCCGCCGACCCGAAGCACCGCGAGTGCGGCTGCACCTTCCGGGACGTGCGCGCGCTCGCGCACGACCGCGACGCCGACTTCGCCGAGCCCGGGGACGAGGGCGGCGCGCCCGATGTCGCGGCGAACGCGCCCGACCCCCTAACAAGCGACGCAGCGGCAGAAGAACCGCCGCTCCTGATCGCGCCGCCGAAGCTGCGCTGGGAGCGCATGCTCGCCGCGCACGTCGCGCTGCGCGAAGCGCCGAGCGCGAATGCCGCGAGCGTGGGTGAGCAGCCCAGCGGCGCGCGCCTCGCGGTCGACCGCATCGAGCGCGGCTGGAAGCTCGCGCGCACCTCGGACGGACTCACGGGCTGGCTGCCCGCCGACGCGAGCACGCCAGACATCGGCGCTCCCGAGCGCATGAGCGAGCGCCTCGCGCCGCTGCGCGAAGCGCTGCGCCCGAGCGCGAGCACGAGCGAGGCGCTGTGCAGCTCGATGCGCCAAGACGCGCTCGGCGACCTCGTCGCCGCGTGGCGACTCGACGAGCGCGCCGTCTACGTGCGCGCCGTCTGGTTCGCGCTCGCGCCCGAGGATCGCGACACCTTCGAGCGCTACGTCGGCGACTGCCTCGGCGTCGCGCGCGTGATGGACGCGATGACGGGGCGCGAGATCCGCAGCGAGGACTGGCGGCCGGACGATTAG
- a CDS encoding DUF455 family protein, with the protein MFSSPTLRASCLRLLLSGELEAKLAPLEGAWQPGGAPVRCARPARGVSLRMGAGAAPLPRPEQLGAAPARAAALARFAHHEIQAAELFAAALLRWPELPAPLARALAGVLADEQRHARVYLARLEGLGARFEDFAPHSDYFWKHEAALLGGEPAAFFAALGLTLEQANLDFAGIYRDAFLAAGDAESAAVCAQVHADEIRHVALAARALRELGVPGAGDTQRFERAVPFPFSAARAKGRRFDADARRDAGLDAKFIAHVRHARSPQEAPRARAGLTLLANIGAEEGAGAERARGAPQPRALAALWRALWDEPLAFAWLPRAGVAAWWNDEAAGHAARDANAALFGVAPGIVRAAHDKAFAWRAACEAKLVPPLLREVITVLEPEQLSAPGAAREIEARIAAWPAWARRSFVLKPRLGTSGRGRAVGGEGREPRWHGALARLAERGGAMLEPWLERTWDASTQLFIAPSGEVELLGTLAQIVTPAGIALGHRGVIDARGEISSGLAADAELRAAALRIAEAAARAGYRGPCGVDAFAFRDPEGGDETLRAVVELNARFTLGTVALGHVRRALRDRADFARELPARFAFALDGAQLPARAGAVRISLGPRAALELEPVRAS; encoded by the coding sequence ATGTTCTCCTCGCCCACGCTGCGCGCGAGTTGCCTACGCCTGCTCCTCTCGGGAGAGCTCGAAGCGAAGCTCGCGCCGCTGGAGGGCGCGTGGCAGCCCGGCGGGGCGCCGGTTCGCTGCGCGAGGCCGGCGCGCGGCGTCTCCCTAAGGATGGGCGCGGGCGCTGCGCCGCTGCCGCGCCCGGAGCAGCTCGGCGCTGCGCCGGCCCGCGCGGCAGCGCTCGCGCGCTTCGCGCACCACGAGATTCAGGCGGCGGAGCTGTTCGCCGCGGCGCTGCTGCGCTGGCCCGAGCTGCCGGCGCCCCTCGCTCGCGCGCTCGCCGGCGTGCTCGCGGACGAGCAGCGCCACGCGCGCGTCTATCTGGCGCGGCTCGAGGGCCTCGGCGCGCGCTTCGAGGATTTCGCGCCGCACAGCGATTACTTCTGGAAGCACGAAGCGGCGCTGCTCGGCGGCGAGCCGGCGGCGTTCTTCGCCGCGCTGGGTCTCACACTCGAGCAGGCGAACCTCGACTTCGCGGGCATCTACCGCGACGCGTTTCTCGCTGCGGGCGATGCCGAGAGCGCGGCCGTGTGTGCGCAGGTTCACGCAGACGAGATTCGCCACGTCGCGCTGGCGGCGCGCGCGCTGCGCGAGCTGGGCGTTCCCGGCGCGGGCGACACGCAGCGCTTCGAGCGCGCCGTGCCGTTTCCGTTCTCGGCGGCGCGCGCGAAGGGGCGGCGCTTCGATGCGGACGCGCGGCGCGACGCGGGCCTCGACGCGAAGTTCATCGCCCACGTGCGCCACGCGCGCTCGCCGCAAGAAGCGCCGCGTGCGCGCGCGGGCCTGACGTTGCTCGCGAACATCGGAGCCGAGGAGGGCGCGGGCGCAGAGCGTGCGCGCGGCGCGCCGCAGCCGCGCGCGCTCGCGGCGCTGTGGCGCGCGCTCTGGGACGAGCCGCTCGCGTTCGCGTGGCTGCCGCGCGCAGGCGTCGCGGCGTGGTGGAACGACGAAGCGGCGGGGCACGCGGCGCGCGATGCGAACGCGGCGCTCTTCGGCGTCGCTCCCGGGATCGTTCGCGCGGCGCACGACAAAGCGTTCGCGTGGCGCGCAGCGTGCGAGGCGAAGCTCGTTCCGCCGCTGCTGCGCGAAGTGATTACGGTGCTCGAGCCCGAGCAACTGAGCGCGCCCGGCGCAGCGCGCGAGATCGAGGCGCGCATCGCGGCGTGGCCGGCGTGGGCGCGGCGCAGCTTCGTGCTGAAGCCGCGGCTCGGCACGAGCGGGCGCGGCCGCGCGGTCGGCGGCGAAGGGCGCGAGCCGCGCTGGCACGGCGCGCTCGCGCGGCTCGCAGAGCGCGGCGGCGCAATGCTCGAGCCGTGGCTCGAGCGCACCTGGGACGCCTCGACGCAGCTCTTCATCGCGCCGAGCGGCGAGGTCGAGCTGTTAGGGACGCTCGCGCAGATCGTGACGCCGGCGGGGATCGCGCTCGGGCATCGCGGCGTGATCGATGCACGTGGCGAGATCAGCTCCGGGCTCGCCGCCGACGCCGAGCTGCGAGCTGCGGCGCTGCGCATCGCAGAGGCAGCCGCGCGCGCGGGCTACCGAGGGCCGTGTGGCGTCGACGCATTCGCCTTTCGCGATCCCGAGGGCGGCGACGAGACGCTGCGCGCGGTGGTCGAGCTCAACGCGCGCTTCACGCTCGGCACCGTCGCGCTCGGGCACGTCCGGCGCGCCCTACGAGATCGCGCGGACTTCGCGAGGGAGCTGCCGGCGCGCTTCGCGTTCGCGCTCGACGGTGCGCAGCTGCCCGCGCGCGCGGGGGCCGTTCGCATCTCGCTCGGCCCGCGCGCGGCCCTCGAGCTGGAGCCCGTGCGCGCTTCGTGA